The Pelodiscus sinensis isolate JC-2024 chromosome 24, ASM4963464v1, whole genome shotgun sequence genomic interval CATGCCATGCCCGGAAGTGAGGCCTTTCCTACAAAATCCACCGCCTCAAGGCATTGTCAGTCTCCCTGCCTTTAGGGGGCCAGTTGACTGTTTGGCGCGGGATTCAGGCCATTGGTCACCTGAGGTAAGctaagtgtgtatatatattaattCTGCCTCCTGCACTGTCAATTATTTTACTACAAGTTGTGATTTATTTCAGCTTGACAATCACGGATCCAGTCTCAGAATCGCTGTCCCGCTGAGGTCTGTGGTGAGTTAAGCAGACTTAGAATGAAAATCGTTTTAGGAAACGTCGTAGCATCATAAATGTTAGAGAGAGCAAAGGCCTGTTATAGGTCTCATGAAGTTCACTTCCCTGCCTAGTCCCTAAAGATTAACccattttgggttgggggctattgacacacagaaaaattggTCGTGgccacacaaaaatgagaagcaaagcacaacgaaaacaaaataataattgaCATGGTTCCAGACTGAGAATCAGAAAGAGTCCCCCCAAATTCTCCTTGCATAGCAGAGCCTactggggcccaggctagtagattttgtggagaAATctttcaggcagggctttgttgtgcgagctggggggcagggagagcagcaatGCATGGCGCCACTTCCTCCCCGCTACAGACAGAGCCATGGATGGGAACTGGCTCTGGCttgcctgaggctcagggctcttcccccacagtggggagcctgcactggtgctttaGCCCCATGGGGAGAGGTGTGGGGGCAGGACGGTGTGGGGTTAGAGCGGCCCCATGagctcccaatgctggggggcagagccagatCCTTGGGGGATGGTgatagatccaggcaagcctttGGGTTCCCCACTTTTGGTTTAACCACTAAGCTTTATCCAGTCCTACTGTAAACAGGGCTTCATCCCTGTCAGGTGACAGACACTCCCACAACTCAGGAGATCTCACTACTAGGAATCCTGGGTATTCGtcctctatttatttatttatttgctcagTTCGCTCCCATTATCCTGTTTCATCTCTGAGCCCCCAAATAACCCTCCTCTCTCTGTGGCATTTATACTCCTCCTACTCTTGGTGTGAGAAGGCCAGACAAAAGACTGAGTCAAGCCAATAAaaatttttccactgacttcGATAGGGTTTCAAGCAGGCCTGCAAGGAGAAACATCTTGGGGCAGGTGTGCCACAGCCCCCCATCTTACCGCTGCTCAGCGAATACAGCTGAAAAATGGTTTTTAGAGAGAGTGAGgaaaggcaggggacagggagttacCGTAATAGCCTGTCTCAATTCGCTGTGGTAGCCATATGGCTCCCAGGATATTGGAGAGCCAGGATATTAGatatgggtgaggtaatatctccTCCTGAGCTAACTTCTGTGTgagagaaagacaagcttttgagctacacagacctgaagaagaggtTTGAGTAGCTCGGccttgtccaataaaagataaaaCCTGATCCACCGTGTCTCTCATACAAGTCAAGCcgtctaggtcagtgtttcttaaactaaactctgcagaacactggtgttctgtgaacGACTCGCAGGTGTGCCACGACCTCTTCTTTGGTTCTggtacttctttgtttttgtcttttcttgtctgacaaaacatttttttttgaggaacattTTTATAGGTGTTCTGCACAAAAAGACATTATTGTctggtgttccgtggtctcaaaaaatttaagaaacactgtttagATGGGTATTTTTTATACCTAGTCCACACTCATTTGAGTTCTTTGGCCCTGCAGTAACCCTTTAAATCGGTATATTTGTACTGACTTGAGATGAATTTTGCACCAGACACCATGGCAATGAGCACAGTGTAAATGagagaacaggttagataggGTACGATACGGGACCTGTTTGCTTGGCAATGGTAGCACTGAAGTTTCTCCCCGTGCTGTTGTCTTTGACTGTCAAAGTCCAGATTGTCTCCTGATTCCATGTCTCATATGGGATTGTCGTTAGGCTCCAGACGCTGTAGATCCCATCCCCGTCTATGGCTCCAGAATCTGCCTGGCCTTCCAATGCCCCTTCCCCTGTGTCCCAGAGAACGTTGCTCCAGGCAGGAGTGGAATCCgagagcaggcagagcaggggcacgtCCTGGGGTGGTTCAGCATCCTCCTGGGTGGAGGGCACCAGGACGGAAAGTCTTGGTTCAGAGGCATCTAAAAGAGCCAGAAAGAAGATATTAGAAAGGCCTGCCAGTGATAGCTTAGCTAGTCCCTCTTCCCCCAACACTAGCCCCTGACCACAGATCAGTTATCTTGTGCATTGGCTAGTCTAGTCTCCATTTTTTAATTAATAGGGCTTCTCTTGCATGAAGGTGGAGTTCGCTTATTAATTTCATCCTGTTACACTCCTTTGTCCACCGCTCCTGGATGGTCTGAGTTCTGGGTGCCTGTTGAGGGCAGAGACTCAAAAATCAGACCCCTCTTTACTGCGTCCTAGTCACATTTTCAACTCCTGCTGCCCTGTTCGAGGTTTCCCTGTGGAAGCCACTTGGTGGCAATCATTTCAAGAAGGGCAACGAAGGTCTCGTAAAGAGCTAGATTAATACAGGCACATAAGGCCAGCAGGAAGACGCATCACGCCCCGGACTCAGGCGGCTGTGACGATGCACAACCAGGGAGCACGAGTAGCAGAAGGCCGGAGAAAAATAATGACTCACAAAAACATGCCTCTCAACAGTGGATAGACCTCAAAGCACTCTGCAAAGGTGAGTGCGATTCATCACCCCCTTTTATTTGCGGCCTGCTGGGTGACCAGCGCTGCAGGTTAAAGTATAGATTTCCTGATTCACAGTATCATACGACATCCACTACCGGGATCATTTTCCCTCTCGGCATGAACGCTGATGACTCAGAACCAAAATGGGGCTTTAAGTGGTTGGTGGGTAAGAGTCTAAGGTTTTGTCTTGGAACCAGGGCTATAGCCAGGATGGGGCAGCCATCCAGTGCACAGAGATGCAGAGGGCGGAAAAATGGGCGGAAAGGAAAgatcagataagaacataagaacgaccatactgggtcagaccaaaggtccatccagcccagtatcctgtctgccgacagtggccaatgccaggtcggaaaagcaatgacgatctactgtaaaattgtcagtgtttttccggaaaaactatgctgctcccattcgggcaaaagtccttttccggaaaaactgttctggaaaagggccagtgtagacagcacagtagtcttttccgcaaaaaagccccgatcacgaaaatgacgatcggggcttttttctggaaaagtgcgtctacattggccatggacgcttttccggaaaaagtgcttttccagaaaagcatcctgccaatgtagacatgctttttccagaaatacttataacggaaaactgttctgttttaagcatttccggaaaagggtgccagtgtagatgtagcccaagtctctttaatctctcctcttatggggcctgttccaaacccctcatcatgttagttgcccttccctgaaccttttctaatgccaatatatcttttttgagatgaggagaccacatctgtatgcagtattcaagatgtgggtgtataaTTTatgtaagggcaataagatattctccgtcttattctctatccattttttaaggtttcctaacatcctgtttgcttttttgactgtcgctgcacactgcgtggattgGTGGATGTCTTCAgatactccaagatctctttcctgattagctgtagctgAATTAGCCCCTATCGtattgcatgtatagttggggttattctttccaatatgcattactttacatttatccacattacatttcatttgccattttgttgcccaatcagttagtttggtgagatctttttgaagttcttcacactctgctttggtcttaactacctttaGCAGTTTAGTAtagtctgcaaactttaccacctcaccgtttacccctttctccagatcagtgtttcccaaactgtggtctgGAGCCCAATACTGgtccttaggaaaaaaatactgggcctcagaaaAATGTTCCTGAGAGCCCGCCTCGCTGCCCGCAACCCCCAAGATGAATGCCACGCTGAACTCCCAGTGTCAACGGAGGTAGCAGAGGCTTCCTGTGGGATcaaggggcagttctgcagctgtgcaccaggtcctAGAAGTGTGTGAGctgctctctctcctgccccaacaGCCAGTGCAGTACCTAAAATGCTGGTCTATCACacactggggactttgttcccctgctgccttcctgcgcacGGGGGAGTGGGTGGGGATCAGGGACTGCATCGGCTTCAGCTGCTCGGGCGGCGCATACTGccatggggagtggaggagcaaggCACACACTGCCCGAGCAGTTGGGGCTCTCACGGTCTaggactgcccctccccctgcgcaggaaggcatcaggcatgAAACGGATCAGTGTGGTACCATGCTGCTGTTTGGAGGACGGGGGAGCAGCCCGCATACCTCCTGGCCCTTGGCAGCTACAGAATCCCCATGTATCGGtctctgtccccactccacccccccagACCCTCACAAgtactctgccccagcacccccaagcaccctgtcccttgccctagCACCCGCAAgtgccctgtcccctgccccagcattcattggcacccttccccagaactctgtcccagcacccacaagcacagttggggTCACATTAGTGAAGTTTGAGGGGCTGTGTTTTtatatctcacttgtgtggccccgattgacttttctgtgggctaaagttggcactggctgctttgggaggaccagaaactatttatttgcatattcttcacttgcttaatgaatatgcaaataaatgttactggtcctccaaaagctcgtgaatggatttattgGTCCCCAGtatgaaaaagtttgggaatctctgctccagatcactgatgaataagttgaataggattggtcctaggactgacccttagggaacaccactagttacccctctccattctgaaaatttaccatttattcctactgtttgtttcctgtcttttaaccagttctcagtccatgaaagggtcttccttcttatcccataacaacttaatttatggaagagcttttggtgagggaacttgtcaaaggctttctggaaatctaagtacactatgtcttctggatcccccttgtccacatgtttgttgaccccttcaaagaactctaaggatatgtctacacttgcccccttcttcgaagtagggaggcaaatgaagcataccgaagttgcaaatcaagcctgggatttaaatatcccgcgcttgatttgcatgttcccgtccggttgccattttaaaaattcactagcccggagtaactgcccgcgtctacacgcggcagtgaaatgggagtctgatttaaagccctaactcgaattagctggtattcctcctgcaatgaggtttaccagctaattcaaactaggggccgtttcactgccgcatgtagacgcgggcagttactctggGCTAGAGAATTTCTAAAATCGCGACCAGCCGGGAACTTGCAAATcaggcgcaggatatttaaatcccaggcttgatttgcaacttcggtatgcttcatttgcctccctacttcaaattagggggcaaatgtagacataccctaacagattagtgaGACCTGATTTGCCTTTACagaaaatcatgttgacttttgcccaacaaattatgttcttctatgtacCTGACAATTATATTCTTTACTATTGCTTCAACTCCTTtacccggtactgacgttagacttaccggtctgtaattgccaggatcacttctagagccctttttaaatattggcattgtGTTAGCTATCTTACAGTCACTgggtacagaggctgatttaaaggataggttacaaaccatagttaatagttgtgcaatttcacatttgagttctttcagaactcttgggtgaatgccatctggtcccggtggcttgttactgttcagtttatcaatgAATTCCAAAGCCTTCTTTAATGATACTTCAGCTCCCTCCTGTTCCATCAGCTCGGTCCCCACAAGGGTTCAAAAGGCTCCGCCAAGCTCTCCAGGAACCTTGAGGTCTCCCCATACCGGCCTCGGAAGCTTCCCTTTGACCACAGCTCTGGGCTTCACAGGTGCCTCCCCTCCCTTAGATGCTCTACACCTGCCACGAGCCACCCttgtcctttccctcccctgcaggccccTGACCCTTTGTCCAAGAGTCCTGAGGTgggtcctggctccccccagcttTCAGGCACCCTGGTGACCCCACTACTGGAGCTGCCCCAGCCCGCACAGTGCCGCTACCCCACTCTGGAAACCGGGCACAGGCTGATGCAGGGAGCTCGCTCATGGGCTGGGCCAGCGGCAGGGGATGGTTCATGGGGATCTGGGTTTGGAAATTCGGCTCAGCACTGAGCTACCTCCATGTCCTGCAGCTGTTtttatctcccagggagcctggctgggaaagtCTCGAGGGCAGATGGGCAGGAAGGAACATGACTCAGCCAAGCTCCTGTGCCCCAAAATGGCTTGCGGCGGCTCGCCGTGCAAAGGGGGACTGCTCTCGGGGATCAGGCCTGGAGACAATGGCAGGGGCATTCCCTGGCCAATCCAACCGCCAAGAGTAGACAGCAACTCCAGTAGGACTCAGCCAACGGGGGCTAAAATGCCTAGCTCCAGCTCTGCTCGAACCCCTCAGACCTCCGGAATGACTTTTTCCCAACCCACTGGACACTCACCTGTGACAATTAGTCTGGTCCCACTCCCGAAGTTCGGATATGCATATGCAGCTAGGCCACAGTAATACACCCCGGAGTCGTTTCTTTGTGCGTCCGTGATATTCAGAGAAAAGGTGTTTGATGCCTCGTTCACCTCACTCGAGTATTTTCCATCTGAAGGTGCATTCTTATAACTCCGGAAAATCCCATGCAGACTTCCATTCTGAAGCTCTTTGTACCAATATACATAAGCACTCCCGGTTGAGAGCTTACAGTATATCCGTGCAATATTTCCAGGGGCCAATACAATCTGGGCCGGGCTCTGTTGGATCCACatcccttcctgtgaagcagTCACTGTAAAGAGAAATGCACAAAAAACATGAATACAATAATCACTTGTAGGAGACTCACCCTTTGTAATATATTCAATATAACACATCCGATGTAAGCAAAcccctgttattttaaaaattggaggttggtgaaccttttttttttagttatttattttcTTAACCTTCTTATATATAGTTAAAAAAGATGtagctgaattttttttctggtgTAATATTTTTGCCATGTTGTTAGGTGCCGCATAGCTGTAACATAAACAATAATCACTCTGTTTGTATAGACACTAATCAATCCCTTTGCACATTTACATCAATCTCTCCTCAATGTACTTATCAcaattaattaagcctcacagcCATACTAATAAATAATACTTATTGTGACCTGACATACTGATATTATTAGGACCGGATGGAAATTAGCATTGTCTTATATACATAACTATAATCCCCCTTCCCAAAAAAGCAGACCAGTTTTTCACACTTCCTCTCTGGTCACCCTAATAATATTTGGTACTTGGAACCTGTCTCCGAGTGTACAAAGTGCTTTACAGATGTGAATAAGCTACGCTTCAGAATGTTCCTGTGAGATGGTGAAATATTATCCCCGTGTACAGATGAAGAAACTGTCACAGGTAAATGAAGAGGCTTAGCCACAGTCCCACAAATCAGTGACATGATTGTGAATAAAACCCAGATGTCCTAGACGGCATGGTAACCTCGAATGAGAGTTAAAAACAATAACATTAATTCTATTTGATCAAAATTTTGCCCAGAAGACATTCAGGTTTAAAATTGTCGTTTTGATTATCTAAAAACAAGTACTGCCCCATGATGCCTACATAAAATACACGTGCTTAAGAGAGGACTTGATTTTGACCAACAGCCCGTTCCAGTATCCAAAAGGTGAAACTGTGTGCAACAGGTTGTTAGCACAACACAttatttcattctctctctcttagGATTTCAGCTGGAGAATAAAACATATGACTGTTTAGCTCTCCCCATCAGCCTCTCTTGCTGTTACCCACAGTTCAGAAGATCTTTGCACATGAAAATAATTTTTTGCAGCAAGGTAGAGAACAAGCATGAAGTATCAAGGTAAAATACTTACTCTGCAGACAGACTAGAATCATCCCAATGATCTGGTAGGAAATTTTCTGGGTTTCTTCAGTCATGATGCTGTGAGAATGGTAGATGCCTGCTAGCAAATGGATCTCTTGATGAAAGACTATCACGTGAAGAGGAGGATGTCATGTTTCCTCTTAAAGTTCTGTGGGGGCAACATGCCTGACAAAAAAGAGGGCTAGGAGATATTAACAAACCCATTTGAAATCTGACTCTGACAACCAGCAGGGTAAACCAGAGGCAATCATATTAACTTTACTTTAAAAGTTCATTAAACAACAAATTCCAGGTCTGACTCCGCGACAACAGAGTGTGTATTTCAAATGGAATCTTTCATCTCATAATTGGACAGATGTAACAATACTGTCTTTGAACTGAAAAGTATGTGGATTATTTACTGTGCTTCAGGGTTTCAGACTGTCTTATGTATTTGGGGTATATTAGCCCCAATAAAGAGGATAAGGCAGATCCCCCCTGCTATTTTAACAAAGGATAGAGGAAATCATCAAAGAGACTTGTTGTAGCCTGTGGAAGTGGAGGAAATGTAAAAAATACCTCACCTTGTTTAATTATTGTCATAGACGATATAAATATTTTGGGAAGAGGCCTTGGAGGAAAGGAATGAAAGCATCTAGCAAATGGAAACATGATAGTGTAACTCCAGTCGAGAAACAAACTGATTGTGGGTCACATAGCTCTCTGCTTAATGCGTGTTCCTGGCAATAACATTCAAAATTATGTAGAGAGAAAAAGATCTGAAACACAAACCGTGAATTTCCAGTTCCTTTGTTGTAAACCCTTTTCGGTCATGTATTCGGAAACCTGGCCATCTTCTCtatttgaatatttttaaatattttgactaCTTAAAATCATCTGGAAATCATGTCTTCTTGCTGTCAATCCCCATGGGCAGTTGAATGCAGTATGACAGAAACAGCCACACACACCTCACTAGCCCATTTCTCATTTATGAGACCAAGGCTCTTTCAACACCGAGGAAATTCAGCAGACAGCTGCTACTGATtcttcagggagtagccaaattagtctgatacagaaaaaacaacaaatggtctgatagaaAAAGGGAGGAGAGGTAGGAGACAGAGTATCATTAATTATGtggatgaagcaaaatgcaggacaatgcagcactttaaagactaacaagatggtttattagatgatgagctttcgtgggccagacccacttcctcagatcaaatagtggaagaaagtagtcacaaccatatataccaaaggatacaattaaaaaaaatgaacaaatatgaaaaggacaaatcacattgcagaacagaagggggatacgggggggggggggtgggaagggggaggaaggaaggtaagtgtctgtgaattgctgatattaaaggtagggagagtgggatgtttgtgagttaatggtattacaggtgataattggggaaactgtcttggtaatgggtgagaaagttcaaagtcttgttaagtccttgttggcaagtgtcgaattttaacatgaatgacagttcagaggattccctttcaagtgtagatgtaaaaggtctttatagcagaatgcaggtggctaagtcaccttaccttccttcctcccccttcccacccccccgcatcccccttctgttctgcaatgtgatttgtccttttcatatttgttcattttttttaattgtatcctttggtatatatggttgtgactactttcttccactatttgatctgaggaagtgggtctggcccacgaaagctcatcatctaataaaccatcttgttagtctttaaagtgctacattgtcctgcattttgcttcaactaccccagactaacacggctatatttctataATTAtgtggagaatgggtacttaagcttaagcagataaaaatctaagtagagtccccaccagcccatatcatGATTGACAGCAAATGGCTGtgttgtcacaaaccagctctaaaagccaaatacacagagaagtcctggaatcccagttcatccacaaattcaattcacatgctaatggactcaatcatgatatgggctggtggggactcaaCCTATTTAATAACCATTAAAGGTGCCAACAGCTCCCAGAGTGGTGTCCTTCCTGTTGTAGGTatctatcaattgactttgatttttatctcctTAGGTGTAAGTACCCAtttccagatacttaatgatgctctgtctcctaccccccatccccttcctttttctttctcttccctctcctatttatttattttgtgttttcatatccccaactcataactctgatcatctgaagaagtgggctatgcccacgaaagctcatgataccatagacatttttcatttgtctataaagtgctaccagaccatttgttgtttttgctaCAGATTGTCTGTTGCTTTTGTTGTGGggcataaaaatgtaaaaattatagAAAGTAGCTCTGGATGGTTAACAGACaagtttaaattttaaaaacgtggtatttttttcattttaggtGATAAATCTAATTGGCAACGAACCACTTGGTgttaatataatttttttatgCATCTATATGATTGTTTATGAatagcaaaatgtcttgtgggcttTAGTAAGTCTCTGGCTCTCCTCCCTAGCAGGGATAAAATCTCGATTTGGGGTTgagattttgttttttataattttgattttattattttacatgTTGGGTTGTTTAGTTAGTTAGGCTGGTTCATTGCGGAGAAATGTTTGGAGGGCTTAGGGTTTGTTcgggttttttttaacttcttcctttgcttttttggGATTTTTTGGTGGGAGCAGCATATCAGTACGGAGAACGTCAAAACCATTTGCAaaagctgagagctggctgctgggagaTTTGTACCTGCCTGTGGACAGGTTCTTCTTGCtgctcttgttttgtttttcacacaACAAAGCCCTTTATTTTTTGTTGTATCTGAGTACCTGACGTGCAGAAGTAACAGAAATAGCAAAATATCTTGTGGGCTTTAGTAAGTCTCTGGCTCAACTCCCTAGAGGGATGAATCTCAATTTTGGGTTGAGATTTTGTTATTTATAGTTtggattttattattttacaatttggtttgtttagttagTTAGGCTGGTTCATTGCAGGGAAGTGTTTTGATGGCTtagggttttttatttatttatttatttatcgtTAGCTTGtctttttgctttgtttgttgGGTTGGGCTTTTTTGGAGGGAGTGCGGTATCAGTGCGGTGAGTATCAAAACCATTTGCAAAAGCCgagagctggctgctgggagaTTTCCACTTCGCTCTGGCCAGTTTCTACTTGCTGCTTTTGTTTCTTTGTCACACAGCAAAGCTCTTTCTTTTCTTATTGTCTGTGGTCACTTGTTGTCGAACAGTTTTACCATACAAGGGCCAGCCTTTGTAATGAGCTTCCTGGCTCACTGAAccacaggggaaaaaatagcCTACATGTATTTGTAATGTGCATCTAAATATATCtccttatttttctttctcttaccTTCTGCATATCATCTTAGCCCATctatcaagaaaaaaaattaagatgcaTGTGTAGATTTATGGCCCTAGTGTGGCAAACACTAATACTGTGCTGACCGTGAGTAATCTCATTGACTTAAAGTGAGTACAGTGGTTACCTGGCATACGTATTTGCCTGAAATTGCACGTGTGAAGGCTATGTGGGCCATATCATGCCTTCCATGAAAAGACAGAACAATATGGTGCAATAGCTTTTGCATTCTCTGTCCCCTATGACAGAGGCTCTACATCTTTTCAGACAACTGCACTCCATTGAGGAGTCTGACTTGCCTTGCGTACCCTTTACTTGCCTTACTTCCAAAATTGGGCATAAAAATAGAAGTGTCACAACACACTGTTGCTGAACAATTGCAGACTTTCTCCTTTTTCCCCATATAATTATAAACttaatcaattggaatataaatactgtCCTTACTAGGAGACttatctgg includes:
- the LOC102460416 gene encoding immunoglobulin gamma-1 heavy chain-like, which gives rise to MTEETQKISYQIIGMILVCLQMTASQEGMWIQQSPAQIVLAPGNIARIYCKLSTGSAYVYWYKELQNGSLHGIFRSYKNAPSDGKYSSEVNEASNTFSLNITDAQRNDSGVYYCGLAAYAYPNFGSGTRLIVTDASEPRLSVLVPSTQEDAEPPQDVPLLCLLSDSTPAWSNVLWDTGEGALEGQADSGAIDGDGIYSVWSLTTIPYETWNQETIWTLTVKDNSTGRNFSATIAKQTDEPGKEYCAYVLYFGLLCIFILVIIQMMILLFRKRLTRAGRAVKKGNQMPMRQIPQTEYAAVRYNK